Proteins found in one Candidatus Amarolinea dominans genomic segment:
- a CDS encoding NADH-quinone oxidoreductase subunit H: protein MTAYLLEGFQVLLALLLAPGLVGFVRWLKARLQNRRGAAPWQPYFELRKLFGKEVVMSHNASWLFRFAPYIVFGSTVAVTCLIPLIAAPLPFDALGDLLVVVYLLLLGTFFLALAGLDPGTAFGGMGASREMTVAAIAEPTIALSIFGLALGAGSTNLGRIVTETLAHPDVAISPGHLLAFTALFIVTLAETGRLPVDNPATHLELTMIHEAMILEYSGRYLALIEWASWLKLTVFFALLANLFVPWGVATTLTPAALAIALVTLLVKLAILGAVVAVVETRVAKLRLFRVPELLSMSFVLALLAVTSSFLLK, encoded by the coding sequence ATGACCGCATATCTCTTGGAAGGTTTTCAAGTGCTCCTGGCGCTGCTGCTGGCGCCAGGGCTGGTGGGCTTCGTGCGCTGGCTGAAGGCGCGGCTGCAAAACCGCCGCGGGGCAGCGCCCTGGCAGCCCTACTTCGAGCTGAGGAAACTCTTTGGCAAAGAAGTGGTCATGTCGCACAACGCCTCGTGGCTCTTTCGCTTTGCGCCGTACATCGTCTTTGGCAGCACCGTGGCTGTGACCTGCCTGATTCCGCTCATCGCGGCGCCGCTACCCTTCGACGCGCTGGGCGACCTGCTCGTGGTGGTCTACCTGCTGCTGCTGGGCACCTTCTTCCTGGCGCTGGCCGGTCTCGATCCGGGCACCGCGTTTGGCGGCATGGGCGCCAGCCGTGAAATGACCGTCGCGGCCATTGCCGAACCGACCATTGCCCTCTCGATCTTCGGCCTGGCCCTGGGCGCCGGTTCCACCAACCTGGGGCGCATCGTCACCGAGACCCTGGCCCATCCCGACGTCGCCATCAGCCCCGGCCATCTGCTGGCCTTCACCGCGCTCTTCATCGTCACCCTGGCCGAGACCGGACGGCTGCCGGTGGACAACCCCGCCACCCACCTGGAACTGACGATGATTCACGAGGCCATGATCCTGGAGTATTCGGGCCGCTACCTGGCGCTGATCGAGTGGGCGTCGTGGCTCAAACTGACGGTCTTCTTTGCCCTGCTGGCCAATCTCTTTGTCCCCTGGGGCGTCGCCACCACGCTCACCCCGGCCGCGCTGGCGATTGCGCTCGTGACCCTGTTGGTCAAGCTCGCGATCCTGGGCGCGGTCGTGGCCGTCGTCGAAACACGGGTCGCCAAGCTGCGCCTGTTCCGCGTGCCAGAGCTGCTCAGCATGTCATTCGTGCTGGCGCTGCTGGCCGTCACCTCATCATTCCTGTTGAAATGA
- the hyfB gene encoding hydrogenase 4 subunit B, with the protein MMQTFFFLMLGGYAFGALSAAVSGRSASGRWLTALGAMIGGGAGIALGGQVLLSGTSFTQVFPNLLPLAGGLALRLDPLGAVFLLVIGLGAVPAALYGVGYTAIYADGRASLPGLGVMFNLFLLTMSLVTLADNILTFLFMWEGMSLTSYFLVLTEANAPAADGSTAQAGVWYAVMTHTGLAVLLAAFVLLGAGGSGSFAELRSAAAALPATTRNVIFLLALLGFGSKAGVIPLHVWLPRAHPAAPSHVSALMSGVMIKLGIYGLLRMALDLLGGGPAWWGALVLALGAISALLGVLYALMEHDLKRLLAYHSVENIGIILIGVGAGLVFHSYGMMTLAVLGFIGGLYHTINHASFKGLLFLGAGAVLHATHTRNMEEMGGLIKRMPWTALFFLIGAVAISALPPLNGFVSEWLVFQALLGGFNLPVPEVAALVPVTVGMLALTSGLAAACFVKAFGISFLAIPRSQEAEHAHEAPATMLAGMAILAVACIALGLAPFAVVPLLGRALTGLAGLPATETTFTLGLTVQAPGGFGSVSPTLLALGLLVILGLTPLLLRLLRVNGRLRLADTWGCGRIGQTPRMEYTATAFAEPLRRVFAELYRPTRELTIDTHPESKYFVQAIAYRSDITPLFEQWLYDPLLRLIRGLARQVRKLQAGSLHLYLAYIAVVLMVLLLAVRWF; encoded by the coding sequence ATGATGCAAACCTTTTTCTTTCTCATGCTGGGTGGGTACGCGTTCGGCGCGCTGAGCGCCGCGGTCAGTGGTCGCAGCGCAAGTGGGCGCTGGCTCACCGCGTTGGGAGCCATGATCGGCGGGGGCGCGGGCATCGCCCTGGGCGGCCAAGTGCTGCTGAGCGGAACGTCGTTTACGCAGGTGTTTCCCAATCTGCTGCCGCTGGCCGGCGGGCTGGCGCTGCGCCTCGATCCCCTGGGCGCCGTCTTCCTGCTGGTGATCGGCCTGGGCGCCGTGCCGGCCGCGCTCTACGGCGTGGGCTACACGGCTATCTACGCGGATGGCCGCGCCTCCCTGCCCGGTCTGGGCGTCATGTTCAACCTGTTCCTGCTGACCATGAGCCTGGTCACCCTGGCCGACAACATCCTCACTTTCCTCTTCATGTGGGAAGGCATGTCGCTCACCTCCTACTTCCTGGTGCTGACCGAAGCCAATGCGCCCGCTGCCGACGGCAGCACCGCGCAGGCCGGGGTGTGGTACGCGGTCATGACCCATACCGGGCTGGCGGTGCTGCTGGCCGCGTTCGTCCTGCTGGGAGCGGGCGGCAGCGGCTCATTTGCCGAACTGCGCAGCGCCGCGGCCGCCCTGCCGGCCACCACGCGCAACGTGATCTTCCTGCTGGCCTTGCTCGGCTTTGGCTCCAAGGCTGGCGTCATTCCCCTGCACGTCTGGCTGCCGCGCGCCCACCCCGCTGCGCCCAGCCATGTGTCGGCGCTGATGTCGGGCGTCATGATCAAACTGGGCATCTACGGCCTGCTGCGCATGGCGCTCGATCTGTTGGGCGGCGGGCCGGCCTGGTGGGGCGCGCTCGTCCTGGCGCTCGGCGCGATCTCCGCGCTGCTCGGCGTGCTCTACGCGCTGATGGAGCACGACCTGAAACGCCTCCTGGCCTACCACTCGGTCGAAAACATCGGCATCATCCTGATCGGCGTCGGCGCCGGGCTGGTCTTTCACAGCTACGGCATGATGACCCTGGCCGTGCTGGGATTCATCGGCGGGCTGTACCACACGATCAATCACGCCAGCTTCAAAGGGCTGCTCTTCCTGGGCGCAGGCGCGGTGCTGCACGCCACCCACACGCGCAACATGGAAGAAATGGGCGGTCTCATCAAGCGCATGCCCTGGACCGCCCTCTTTTTCCTGATCGGCGCGGTCGCCATCTCCGCGCTGCCGCCCCTCAACGGCTTTGTCTCGGAGTGGCTGGTCTTCCAGGCGCTGCTGGGCGGTTTCAACCTCCCCGTGCCCGAAGTGGCGGCGCTGGTTCCTGTGACCGTCGGCATGTTGGCGCTGACGAGCGGCCTGGCCGCGGCCTGCTTCGTCAAGGCGTTCGGCATCAGTTTCCTGGCGATCCCGCGTTCGCAGGAAGCCGAACATGCGCATGAAGCCCCGGCCACCATGCTGGCCGGCATGGCGATCCTGGCCGTCGCCTGCATCGCCCTGGGCCTGGCGCCCTTTGCTGTAGTGCCCCTGCTGGGACGCGCCCTGACCGGCCTGGCCGGCCTGCCCGCGACCGAAACAACCTTCACCCTCGGCCTGACCGTGCAGGCGCCTGGCGGCTTCGGCAGCGTCTCTCCCACCCTGCTGGCATTAGGCCTGCTGGTCATCCTGGGGCTGACGCCGCTGCTGCTGCGCCTCCTGCGCGTCAACGGCCGGCTGCGCCTGGCCGACACCTGGGGCTGCGGCCGCATCGGCCAGACGCCGCGCATGGAATACACCGCCACCGCCTTTGCCGAACCGCTGCGCCGCGTCTTCGCGGAGCTGTATCGCCCCACCAGGGAACTGACCATTGACACCCATCCGGAGTCGAAGTATTTCGTGCAGGCCATCGCCTACCGGAGCGACATCACCCCGCTCTTCGAGCAGTGGCTGTACGACCCGCTGCTGCGCCTGATCCGTGGCCTCGCCCGCCAGGTGCGCAAGCTGCAAGCCGGGTCGCTGCATCTCTACCTGGCCTACATCGCCGTCGTGCTCATGGTCCTGCTGCTGGCCGTTAGGTGGTTCTGA
- a CDS encoding hydrogenase, protein MTFFLLLLPPLLAALLAAVVRPYRSWVGWVNACLSLLPLAAALIFASQAIAGHEAPVWGIALGPLALAEVLRADSLAALIMVCVAAVAALTLWLSPGVGGAARFDDAQLRRYQIFVNLFIAMMLLAVAANNVGVMWIAIEATTIFSAFIIPLRLSKASVEASWKYILLSSVGIALAFAGTVLAYFDFVALSGRIENALNWDVLLTMAPVLHREVMQIAFVFLLVGYGAKAGIAPMHTWKPDAYGEAPPPLTALMSSALFAVAMLAIVRWKAVADITLGSGFTDNLLIALGVLSLLIAAFSVVLTTNYKRMLAYSSIEHTGLICLGLGLGPLGAWAALLHLVNHTAAKSLMFLLVDTIEQRFVSPLIANTHGLLKALPWTGALFAAGLLILIGLPPGGIFISEYALIRAGFAQGQPWLMGGVLALLAIIFASFISHLNRMLYGAPPAAVSLGERASWRTALLVLSVVFLVTLGLTLPAPLATLLKQSVQIIAP, encoded by the coding sequence ATGACCTTCTTTTTGCTCTTGCTTCCACCCTTGCTGGCCGCCCTGCTGGCCGCGGTTGTTCGCCCCTATCGCTCGTGGGTCGGATGGGTCAATGCCTGCCTGTCGTTATTGCCCCTGGCCGCGGCGCTCATCTTCGCCAGCCAGGCCATTGCCGGTCACGAGGCGCCGGTGTGGGGCATCGCTCTCGGCCCGCTCGCGCTGGCTGAAGTGCTGCGCGCGGATAGCCTGGCGGCCCTGATTATGGTGTGCGTCGCCGCCGTTGCCGCGCTGACGCTCTGGCTCAGTCCTGGCGTGGGCGGCGCCGCGCGCTTCGACGACGCTCAGTTGCGTCGTTATCAGATCTTCGTCAACCTGTTCATTGCCATGATGCTGCTGGCGGTCGCGGCCAACAACGTAGGGGTGATGTGGATTGCCATCGAGGCCACCACCATCTTCTCCGCGTTCATCATTCCGCTCAGGCTGAGCAAGGCGTCGGTGGAAGCCTCGTGGAAATATATCCTGCTCAGCTCGGTTGGCATTGCGCTGGCGTTTGCCGGCACGGTGCTGGCCTATTTCGATTTCGTAGCCCTCTCCGGGCGCATCGAAAATGCCCTCAACTGGGATGTGCTGCTCACGATGGCGCCGGTCCTGCACCGTGAAGTGATGCAGATCGCCTTCGTCTTCCTGCTCGTAGGCTACGGCGCCAAGGCCGGCATTGCCCCCATGCACACCTGGAAGCCAGACGCCTACGGCGAAGCGCCCCCGCCCCTCACCGCCCTGATGTCCTCGGCGCTCTTCGCCGTCGCCATGCTGGCGATTGTGCGCTGGAAGGCTGTGGCCGACATCACCCTGGGCAGCGGCTTCACCGACAACCTGCTCATCGCGCTCGGCGTGCTCTCCCTGCTGATCGCAGCTTTCAGCGTCGTGCTGACCACCAATTACAAACGTATGCTGGCCTATTCGAGCATCGAACACACCGGCTTGATCTGCCTGGGCCTGGGATTGGGGCCGTTGGGCGCCTGGGCAGCCCTGCTGCACCTGGTCAACCACACCGCGGCGAAATCGCTCATGTTCCTGCTCGTGGACACCATCGAACAAAGATTCGTTTCGCCCCTGATCGCCAACACGCACGGCCTGCTCAAAGCGCTGCCCTGGACCGGTGCGCTCTTTGCCGCCGGCCTGCTGATTCTGATCGGACTGCCGCCCGGCGGCATCTTCATCAGTGAATACGCCCTGATACGCGCCGGCTTTGCCCAGGGTCAGCCCTGGCTGATGGGCGGCGTCCTGGCGCTGCTGGCCATCATCTTTGCCTCGTTCATCTCCCACCTCAACCGCATGCTCTACGGCGCGCCGCCCGCCGCGGTCAGCCTGGGAGAGCGCGCCAGTTGGCGCACCGCGCTGCTGGTGCTCAGCGTCGTCTTCCTGGTCACGCTCGGCCTGACGCTGCCCGCGCCCCTGGCAACGCTGCTCAAGCAAAGCGTGCAAATTATTGCGCCCTGA
- a CDS encoding aspartyl protease family protein: MGYCRNLRRSSSRIHGVGGAEFVYAKRVDELSVGELHVHDFEIEVGAMDYGFEIDGIIGMSFLIQVGAVIDLVQLEVRLSA; encoded by the coding sequence TTGGGTTATTGCAGGAACCTGAGACGTAGTTCAAGCCGGATTCACGGCGTCGGCGGCGCTGAATTCGTGTATGCCAAACGCGTTGATGAGTTGAGCGTAGGTGAACTCCATGTCCATGACTTCGAAATCGAAGTCGGGGCAATGGATTATGGCTTCGAAATAGACGGGATCATCGGAATGAGTTTTTTGATCCAGGTTGGAGCAGTCATTGATCTTGTGCAGCTAGAGGTGCGGTTATCAGCTTGA
- a CDS encoding NADH-quinone oxidoreductase subunit B family protein, with translation MPSLFRKIFQTGIVTEPLGPDADEVVQLVKAVNAQAQRLFGRALAVREVDAGSCNGCEIEISGLTSPVYDSERFGIHFVASPRHADLLLVTGPVTRNMEVPLRKTYEATPNPKLVVAVGDCSQTCGVFAGSYAVTGSVDQVIPVNVFVPGCPPEPADILAGILTALNRRPPR, from the coding sequence ATGCCCAGTCTTTTTCGTAAGATCTTTCAGACAGGAATCGTCACGGAGCCGCTTGGCCCTGATGCAGACGAAGTCGTGCAATTGGTCAAGGCCGTCAACGCCCAGGCGCAGCGGCTGTTCGGCCGTGCGCTGGCCGTGCGCGAGGTGGATGCCGGTTCCTGCAACGGCTGCGAAATCGAAATCAGCGGCCTGACCAGTCCGGTGTATGACAGCGAGCGCTTTGGGATTCACTTCGTGGCCTCTCCGCGCCACGCCGACCTGCTGCTGGTCACGGGTCCGGTCACCCGCAACATGGAAGTGCCCCTGCGCAAGACCTACGAGGCCACGCCTAATCCCAAGCTGGTCGTGGCCGTGGGCGACTGCAGCCAGACCTGCGGCGTCTTTGCCGGCAGCTATGCGGTGACCGGCAGCGTGGACCAGGTGATCCCTGTGAATGTCTTCGTGCCCGGTTGTCCGCCCGAACCCGCCGACATCCTGGCCGGCATTTTGACCGCGCTGAACCGAAGGCCGCCGCGTTGA